In the Bacillus sp. HSf4 genome, TGACGTATCGAGAGACAGAGCAGGTAAAAGCGAAACGGCCAAAATCAGCCACTTGTTACGAAGATAATCAAACAACAATTCGTACACGTTTAATGGCAATAATAAAATAAATAAAGGCTCATGCCGGCAGAATACAAGCGTCATGAAGATCGATACGGCGATAGTTGTCTTTTTAAGCGCTTCTTGCTGTAAGATGGCAGCCAGGATATTGATGGAGAAATAAAGGACGATATAAAAAACAACCCAGCTTAAGCTGCTGACAGGTGATAGGATGCAGTTGAACGAAATGTATCCAAGCAGAATCAGTTTGATGATAATGACCCAAAGTTCCATGATCATTCCTCAGCTCAAATCGGTTTTTCCGGTTAGATAATAGATGGCGATTTGCGTTCGATGCTCAAGCCCCGTCTTCCCTAAAATCGAAGATATATAATTGGCAATCGTTCCTTCTGATATAAACAGCTCTTTGGCAATCTCTTTATTTGAACATCCTCTGGCGATTAAAGCCATAATTTGCAGCTCCCTTTCAGTGAACAGGCTCTTATCGATTTTGAGTTCCGGCTCTTGATTGCTTTTTAAATTTGACTTGATTTTGTCAAGCACAACATCCTGCATGACGGTATGGCCGTGGTATACACTTTTAATCGCATCTCTGATCCGTTCCGGTTCAGTGTTTTTTAGCAAATAGCCCTTCGCTCCGTTTTGGATGGAGGCCAAAATATATTCATCATCATCAAACGTCGTTAAGATGAACGGAGCAGCCTGCGTTTGTGTGGAAATCAGCTTGGCAGCCTCAACCCCGTTCATATCCGGCATGCGGACATCGAGCAAAGCAACATCCACTTGATGGGCCATGCAGTAATCAACAGCTTCGCGGCCGTCCCCGACAGTTGCCATCACTTCAAATTCATCGTAAGTGCTCAAAATAATTTTCATGCCTTCTCTTATAAATGAGTTATCATCCGCTATGATCACTTTTATTTTCATCGCTTTGTTTACACGGAGACCGGATTCTCCGCATGTGCACATCCCTTCTTTAATAAAAAAGGCCGAACCGGTTAATACCATTTAATTTATCATGAAAACGGGACTGTTAAAATAAAAAAATCCAATCCTTCTAAAGGATTGGATTTTTAACGATTAGAGGTATTTTACCGCAGATACAACAACCATGATCCACGCTGCGATGAAAGCCACGCCGCCGAGCGGAGTGATGGCGCCGAGGACGCTGATTTGCGTGAGGCTGAGGACATATAAGCTGCCGGAAAATAAGACGATGCCGGCAAACATCAGCCAGCCCGCAGCCGTCACGCTCCCCGCGCCTGTAAGCTTTCCGGCAATCAGGGCGACGGCGATCAGCCCAAGTGCATGGTACATATGATATTGAACACCAGTCTGCCAGATTTGAAGATATTTTTCAGGGATCTTCCCTTCAAGCCCATGAGCCCCAAACGCCCCTAGAGCAACCGCAATCATTGCGTTTATCGAACCTAAAATGAGGAATAATTTCATGATATTTTCGCCCGCCTTTCTCCTCTCATCATAGCGTACAAACTCAAGATTTCAACTGACTGAACCTCATGACACAAGATTGTCAAATTTCTTTTTTCTAAGCTGGATCTGTTCCACCGCAATCGCTATGACCGTCCCCAGTACAAGACCATTGCTTAAAAGGGAGACAACAACAGGGTGCATCCCCGCCAAGGCGCTTTCAGGAACAAACATCACACCGACGCCCGCCAGAAGTGCAATTCCTGTAACAAAGCGGACGCGGCCGGCCTCGTTCTTCCCATAAGCGTCAAATTCAGCGAAAGCCATACCGACCATCGTCGAAAACACGACAAAATTAACGGCAAAACCAACCGGAGACGGGAGGCTCGCAAATACGTTCATGATATACGGAAAAAAGCTGATGAAAATCACAATCAGACTTCCGAGTAAAAAAGGTTTCTTCGAAGAGACCCGCGTCGTTTGAATAAACCCGGCCGCTCCGGAAATCGGCACCGTCCCTACAGCGCCGAGCAAACCGCTCAGCAAATGGCTGACTGAGGCGATGAAGCCCGCCGGTCGGGCCCGCTTCCTTTCTTCAAGCTTTTCAAACTGTTTGACGGCCCCTTCAACCACCCGGATGCTGGCCAGCATGTTGACAATCAATAACACCGTAATAAACAAGGATGTGACGATTAAACCGCTGTCAAACAGCGGAACGCCGAACGGAAAGATATCGGGCAGATGAAAAAGCTTATCCGCATGTTCCGGCGGCTTTGCGACGCCAAACACGGCAAACAGAATCCAGCCGCCAATAAGCGCTATCAAAATCGAGTATTGTTTAAGAAACGGAACATTCGATTTGCTCATCAGAAATGTTGTCAGCATAATAACGGCCGCAAGCAAAAAGACAGGAACATCAAGATCGTTTTGGCGGTAGCCGATCCCCATGACTCCTTTCACAATCGGCTCGGAAAGCTGAATGACCAAGAGCAAGAGATAAACGCCCGTCACAACAGGCGTAAACATGACAGCCAGCTTGTCGATGACTTTAAATAGGCTAAAAATAAAAAAGAAGACCGCACTTAGAAGCATTGCCCCCTGAAGCGCCTGAAGCGTTTCACCATAAGCGGCGAACACGGTTCCGGTCAGTCCCGCATAAATCGTGTATACTCCCCACCAAAGGCCGGCAGGGCTCTCATTAATCGGCAGACGGTGGCCCAGCAATGTTTGGATGAATGCCGTTGTCCCCAACACGAAAAACGTGCTTTGAATCAGCCCCGCCGTCTCCGTCTGATTCAGCTCAAATGACTGCCCGATCGCAATGGGCACCACGATGGCGGAAGCGATAATAAATGCCGTCCATTGTAAAGCCCCAAAAAGCAGTTTCAAGTTTATCAACCTCTCTTTTTCAAAAAAGCAAACGGCTCCTAGAAATCAAAAATTGAGTCCCCGTTAGCGTCTTCCTCATGTTTTTGTTTCTCTTTTTTTTGATACTGTTCAGCTCCGGCGGCTCCCATCATTTTTTCCAGCATCAGCTGGTCGCTCGAAGATTTTTTTGCCGGCTGAAGATATGGGGACGGCTGAGCTGTCGGTCTCTGCTGTTCAACGATGACGTCGCAGAGGGAACGAATGACCGCCACATGCATTTTTAACTCGTTCTCATGGGCGCTGTCCTTCGCTTTTTTTAATTCATCCTCCATCTTTTCCAGCAAGCTTGATATATGTATGTTCATCCATTCGATCCTCCAAACCGTTTCGATTTTCCATTTCATTTTAACAAATTACATTCTCTCGTGCTGAAAGCACTTTCCGATTTTTCAATCCCAAAAGGATATTTTTCGAAACAGCAGGTCCTTGTTTTCCAATTCAAAAAACAAAAAGCGAGCATCAACTCAGCCTAAAATCCTTTTTTCTTTCACCTTAAGAGTTGACGGGCGAACGTGAGTTCACGCATAATGCAAGAAAAAACAAACCGAGAACCGCCATCCTGAGTTTAGCGGTTCTCCAGATTTTCCAAATTGGGAATTGACCAGTCGATGGGTTCTTCATTGATTTTTTGCAAACATTGGTTTGCTCTGGAAAACGGCCTGCTTCCAAAAAATCCGTTTCTTGCCGAGAAAGGACTTGGGTGAGGCGACTGAATAATAAAATGCTTTGAAGTGTCGATCCTTTCTTTCTTCGCTTGGGCATGGCGGCCCCAAAGAATAAAGACCACCGGCTTCTCCCTTTTGTTCAAAACATCGATAACACTGTCCGTCAGCTGCTCCCAGCCCTTTCCTTTATGTGAATTCGCCTGTCCCCGACGCACGGTCAAAACGGTGTTTAAGAGGAGGACCCCCTGCTTGGCCCAGCTGACAAGTGAACCGTGATTGGGGATGTCTGCGCCAATGTCACTTTGCAATTCTATGAAAATATTTTTCAAAGATGGCGGCGGATTCACCCCCGGCTTTACGGAAAAGCTTAAGCCGTGCGCCTGACCCGGTCCGTGGTACGGATCCTGACCAAGGATGACGACCTTGACTTTTTCATAGGAAGTGTAGTGAAAAGCATTGTAAATATCGTTGGGTTCAGGATACACCGTATGCTCGACATACTCTCTTTTCAGCATTTCTCTCAACTCTTGATAATAGGGCTTTGCGAATTCATTTTTCAGCTGCTCCCACCAGCTGTCATTCAAAATCTGTTTCAATGGTTCAGCCTCCTTTAACTAAATTGCCTTTCGCGAACAAGCCTGGAAACGACAGGTTCGCCGTCCCATACAATTTTGCTTTCGGCCTCCCTCTTCTTCATAGCAGGTTCTTCAAGAAGCACAAAAAAGTTTTTCGTCGGCAGCTTTCCAAGCTGATGCTTTTCACTCAAGATATCTAAATAGTACTGCCTCTTGCCGTCAAGGTTGCTGGACTGATTGTCGCCTTGTTCTGAAAATGCGTAGATCACGCTTGCGGCAGGAACTCTTTTCACGCGAAACTGTTCGGCTGCACGCAGAAAAAAGTCCCAGTCCCAATAATTATGAACACCGGGATCAAAATAACCGATTTCAATGTGAAGCGAACGTTTATACATGCTTCCCGAAGGAACATATGTAGAAAATTTCCTCATCTCCTCTAAGTCAAACGTATAAGCGAAAAGATGCCGGTTTTTTGGGATTCTTGTGTCTTCTTCCTCTTTAAAAGACACAATCTCAGCATCGGAATACACAAAATCTGCCGTTTCCAGCGCTTTTGCCATTCTTTCCATATGGCATGGAGTGAAAAAATCATCGTCATCACACAGCATGATAACATCTCCTGACGCTTCTTTCACCCCTATGTTTCTCGCTTTCACATGCTTGACATTCTCAGTCAGGTGAAGCACCTTGATCGGCAGGTCTGAATAGAGCCGCTGAACAATGTCGACCGGCTCCCCCGCATCATTGACAATAATGATTTCAAATGGTTTGATGGACTGTTTTGCAATGGATTCAAGCAACTCACACAATGGGGAAATCCGATTGTGGGTTACGATAACGATCGAAATGTTCATGATTTGCTATGAGCGCTCCTTTTTCAAATTTACTTTTCCATTATAAATCACAAAACGAACGATTTGATATGAACAAAAGTCGGACATTTTTCCATTCCCCTCTTTTTTCCTGCATATGGGCTTTAGGATCGATTTCCTCCCAGACCCACAGAAGATGATGATGCATGAAAAGGATGGGCATTTGGAAATATAAAAGTTAATCATAACAGATGAGCAGATAGGGGCATTTCTACATATGAACATCATCGATCTTACGATTGAACTGCTAACAGGATTTATCTTTCTTTTTCTCATCGTTAAATTTGTCGGTAAGAAGATCATCGATCAAATTACACCCTTCACTTTTATCGCGTCTATCGTATTGGGAGAATTGCTGGGAAATGCTTTATATGACAAGCAAACAGGAGTTTTATATATTCTTTACTCCATGGCGTTATGGGGATTAATGATTTTTGCGGCCGAATTTCTGACACAAAAGTTCCTGTCTTTTCGCGGATTATTTGAAGGAAAACCGTCCGCACTTATCAAAAATGGGAAGGTCGATCGCGAAGAATTGAAGAAAAACCGCATGAATATCAATCAGCTGCAAAGCCTGCTTCGGCAAAGCGAAACGTTTTCCATTCGGGAAGTTGCTTTTTGTTATTTAGAGGCGAACGGTTCGATCAGCATCTTAAAAAAAGCAAAATATCAAAAAACGACCCAGGAAGACTTCAATATGCCTGCAAAATCCGTTTATGTACCTGTCACGCTCATACGCGACGGCAAAGTCTTATGGGATGAATTAAACGATCTGGGTTTTAATGAAGCCTGGTTAAAAACGCAAATCAGATCTCAAGGCGTTCCGACTGACTATAAAAATATTTTTTTAGCTGAGTGGCTGGAAGGTGACGGACTTTTTGTGCAGACTTTCAAATAATTTTTTGCTGATCAGTCATTCCATCGCCAGAACCAGGCGGGCATGACCGCCGGTCTCCATGATTTGTGATCATTTGAAAAGCTGTCTATAATAAAAACTAAACCAATCTATAGATGGAATTTTTTAAGGTGGAGGATTGACTGAACATGACAATGCACAAAGCGCTCACAATTGCCGGCTCAGATTCAAGCGGAGGAGCTGGTATTCAAGCCGATTTAAAAACCTTCCAGGAAAAGAATGTATACGGCATGACGGCCCTTACGGTTGTCGTCGCCATGGACCCCGACAACAGCTGGAATCACCAGGTATTCCCAATTGAGACCAATGTCATTCGCGCCCAGCTGTCCACGATCGTAAACGGGATCGGAGTAGACGCCATGAAAACCGGCATGCTTCCGACCGTTGAGATTATAGAGCTGACGGCGAAAACGATCAAAGAGCACAACATGAAAAACGTCGTCATCGACCCCGTCATGGTCTGCAAAGGAGCGAATGAAGTGCTGTATCCGGAACATGCCAAGGCATTGCGGGAACTTCTTGCTCCCCTTGCAACGGTGATTACGCCAAACCTTTTTGAAGCCGGACAGCTCAGCGGTCTCGGAGAAATTAAAACCGTTGAACAAATGAAGGATGCTGCCAAAGCTATTCATGACCTTGGCGCCAAATACGTCCTCATTACAGGAGGCGGCAAACTGGCCCACGAAAAAGCAGTCGATGTTTTATATGACGGTCAGACAGCAGAAGTTTTGGAAGGGGAGAGAATTGACACCCCGTACACCCACGGAGCGGGCTGCACCTACTCAGCGGCGGTCACGGCTGAGCTTGCAAAAGGAGCCGGTGTGAAGGATGCCATTTACTCGGCAAAAGATTTCATTACCGAAGCCATACGCGGATCTTTCCGATTAAATCAATACGTCGGTCCAACAAAACACTCCGCCTGGCGGCTTAACGGAAAATAAAACAAAAAGAACCCCTCTTACTTTTAAACAAGTAAAAGGGGTTTTATCAGCTTTCCCGCTTTGTTTTGATATTTCTCGCCGAGGATTTTAAAAAAGACTCGATCGATTCCACAAAAAGCGCATATTCCTTCATTTGTTCATAAGTGCTTGAAAGCTTTTTTTGCGCTTCTTCATCATTCGAAATTGTTTTATCTTCGATGTCTCTGATCATTTGCTTCACCTGAAGGAGCAAATGTTGATACTCTTCCCTCGTATCCTCAATATGATCTGCTATTTTTTTCAACCGCATGGCTGTCGACTTTTGTTGGTTCTGATCCAAGCAAACAACTCCTTTACAACTGCACAGTATCTAAAAAAAGCATATCATAAAGGGATTGTACAGAAAATAGGATCAGGACATCGTCCATGATGTAACTTTCATGACGGTTTCTTTTCTGCCGCTAATCGATACATCATTATTTCCCGGGTAAGGAAAGTATCTCGCTGAAAATACTTCTTCACCGCCGTTGACGAAAATTTCGATTGAAGACGAGTCTAAAAAGACGTTTAAATCGCGGAGTTCGTTTAAACTGCAATGCCTTGATTCCTCTCTTCCGTCAACACAGCTGTTTCTTTCCAGGGTGAGGACGCCGTCCGCTTTGCTGTATATAAGACGAGCCGCTCCCCTGAATGAGATTTCAAAGCCTTCCTCAATATGCGACGGTTCAATGTACAGCTCAGCGCTGTCGGGATGGTCGAGGTCCAATTGTTCTGCGGCCTGGCGAAGTGAAACCTCAACCGTTTTTTGTTCCCTTCGCAACGTTTTAAGTTCTTGAACCGGTTTTTGAATGAGCTTGTTTTCTTTTAATGTCAATTCCCTTGGCAATGTCATGCAGTGAACCCATTGATTCGGGATGGTCGGATGTTGCTGTTCATCCTGGTCGGGAACCCCCATCCAGGCGATTAAAATCCGCCGCCCTGATTCATCTAATGTCGTCTGCGGTGCATAAAAATCAAAGCCCTGATCAAGCTCTGTAAATTCTCCATGCTTGAATTCCGGCTTCCCTTCATCTAGTTCACCGACAAAATAACCTGACTGATAAACGTTTTGATAGCGGAAACCATCTGCTTTTAAGCCTTGCGGGCAGACGATTAAAACATCTTTGCCGCCAAGCGATATCATATCCGGACATTCCCACATATATCCAAACTCATCAAGCTGATCCGTATTCGAGCCGGTTATGTCGCCGAGAAACGACCAATCCCTCAAATTGTCTGAAGTAAAGAGCACAGCCCTTCCTTCAAGACGCTCAGTCTGGGCACCGAGTACCATGTACCAGCGCCCGTTCTTTTTCCAGACTTTCGGATCGCGGAAATGAGCCGTATAACCTTTCGGAAGCCTTGCGACAACCCCCTGTTTTTCAAAAGAAATGCCATCTTTTGAGACGGCGAGGCATTGGTAGGTTTCGCGGTCTCCTTCATCGTTCCTGACATTCCCCGTATAGAAAACATGGAGCAAATCATTCTCAACAATCGCACTTCCTGAGTAGCATCCATTTTTGTCATACCAATCGCTCGGTGTAAGGGCGATCTCTTCATGACGCCAGCGGACAAGATCACGGGAAGCATAATGCCCCCAAAACTTGGCCCCGTGCCCCGTCTTAAAAGGCATCCATTGATAAAAGAGGTGGTATGTCCCTTTCCAATGAATGAACCCGTTTGGATCGTTCAGCAGTCCGACAGGCGGCATGATGTGATAATGGAGACGATAAGGATCCTGATTGACAACGGTTTGATATTTTTCAACCCGGTCAATGGCTTGTTCGCGAAGTTCCTTGTCCCGCAGATTCATAAGCTAGCCTCCTTAGTTCTTCTTTTCATCTTCTTTAATCCCTAAGAAATAGGCTGTGATAAATGCCGCAATAACAGCGATAGCCATTCCGATTAAATAGTTGATGAGGTTGGCCGTTCCGAATGGCGCGGCGATCGCGATCATCGGAATGCCTGTCAGGCCGTAAGCGTTTGCGGCGACATTGGTAAAGACGACATAGGCTCCGCCGAGCGCTCCGCCGACCATCGCACCGATGAACGGCTTGCGGTACCGAAGATTGACTCCGAAAATAACCGGCTCGGTAATGCCGAGAAACGCTGAGAAAGCCGCCGGTAATGCGATCTCTTTTGTCTTTGCCCGTTTTGACAGGAAGAATACGGCGAGTCCGGCGCCGCCTTGGGCGACATTGGCCATCGACCAGATTGGAAGCAGATAGTTGCGTCCGATATCGGCGATAAGACCGGCCTCAATCGCATGAAAGCTGTGATGAACTCCGGTTAACACGATAAGGGAGTATGTCCCGCCAAAAATCAATCCCGCAACCGGTCCTGCATGATCGTAAACAAAGGTCAAAACATTCGTGATGCCGGAACCGAGGGCTCTTCCTAATGGCCCGATTGCAATAAACGCGATAAATCCTGTTGAAATAATGGTCAAAAACGGTGTTACCAAAAGGTCGATCGCATTCGGTACAAATTTTCTCGTCCACTTCTCAATTTTACTCATCACATAGACGGCCAAAAGAATCGGAATGACTGTTCCCTGATAGCCCAGCAGTTCAATCGGAAGGCCGAAGAAATCCATAACCTCAGGTTTTGCTTCAGTGAGTCCCCAAGGATTCAGCAGGCTCGGGTGAATCAAAATCCCCCCGATGACAGCCCCAAGATACGGGTTTCCACCAAATTCCTTCGCCGCGCTGATACCGATCAGAATCGGGAGAATGATAAAGGCGGCGCTTGAAAACATATCAAGAAGTTTAAACAGCGCTGTATCAGGACTGACCCATTGGAACGCTTTCATCATTCCCAAGAGTCCCATTAGTAAACCGCTTGCAACAATCGCCGGAATAATCGGCACAAATATATTTGACAGCGTTTTCGCAAAACGCGCCAAAGGGTTCATTTTTTGCTTCGCTGCCTCACTGTGCTGAACTGTTTCTTTTTGATCAAGCTGAAGTGTATTAGCAAATTGTTCATACACTTTGTTGACGAGTCCTGTACCAAAAATAATTTGATACTGTCCGGAGCTGGAAAATGCCCCTTTTACACCATCAAGCTCTTCAACCTTTTCCTGGTCGATTTTCGCTTCATCTTGAATGACCAACCGCAGCCGTGTAGCGCAATGAGCCGCACTGATGATATTATCTTCTCCGCCGAGCAGCTGAATGAGTCGTTCGGCAATTTCTTTGTGATTCATGATGACTCCTCCTTTTTTTAAAAAAAAGCAGAAAAGACCTAAAATTCGCCAACGAATAAAGGACACATTCTCCCCATTCATCTGAGCAAATTTTAGGTCTTGCCTGCTTTACCAGTCACAATCCCCAGTATTTATTTTTTAACACGCTTTCATTTTATTATGTGATAACGCTTTCGTCAACTAGTTTTTTATATTTATATGAAATTTGACCTAAAAAAGCCTGATCGCGGGAGTATCAGGCGGTTTTATATATGGGAATCGTTTAAACGCTGGACATGCAGCGTAATATAGCCAATCTCCGATTCCGGGAGATGAAGATCATATTCGGTTTTTACGTAATCCGCCAGCCCTGCCGCACACCGGTAGCTTTCAGGATACTTTTGCTGGATGAAATAAAGCATGTCATCGTCCATCACGTGAAACGCTTCATCTGATTCCAGCCGATTAATCGCATACCTCAGATGTGTGACAAGACGTTGATAAGAGATGCTGTTCTCATCGATCGTCCGATTGAAGCAACATTCGATCTTTTCGATCATCTCTTTGATGATCGTCGTGTATTTAAGGGTTTTCTGCATGTTCTCCGCATCCATTTTGGCTGTGTGAATATGCAGTGCAATATAACCCGCTTCATCGTCCGGCAAATCGATGTCCAATTTCTCTTTGATCAAATCGATTGCCCAGAGACCGATCTCATATTCTTTTTTATAAAGCGCTTTAATTTCGTTTAATAATTTATTTTGAATGACAAATCCTTTACGGATTCGTTCAATTGCAAATGATAAATGATCCACAAGGGCGATGTGGATATGGTCGCTCAGCGGTGCGGACAGCTGCCCTTCCGCATAGCTGATAATCTCTTCGGCAGCTTCAATATGTTCTTCCGGAAGTGTTTCGAGGATTTGTTTAAATTTCTCATTTTCTTCATGAATGGTAAAAATCTTTTCTACCTTCTGTCTCAAAATGGTGTCATTTTTACCTTTTTGAAAAGCGATTCCCGGCCCCATGACAATTTTCTCTTGACCATCCTCCTTTATAATTGCCGCATTGTTGTTTAATACTTTGTATATTTTCAAGGCTGTCACCCACTTCCCGTTATGTGTGGGATTTTACCTTGTTTATGCGCACATGTAAAGTTCAGGTCCGGCTCTCACCCTTTTCACCGCTTTTTTATAGACGTCCAGGTTCCTCTCTTTCCGCCACGCGCCGGCAATCACTCTCTGATCTTTTGAAGTCCGTTCTTTTTTCTCCACAGCTGTGTCAGAAAAGCCGTCTAAAAACCGTTCAGCTTGTTGATATGTAGCACCGGCCGAAGTTAAAACGGTGACCTGGCTCTGCCGTACGGGCATCAGCCCATTCAGCAGCATCACTGCCCATAATTTCAAAAATGAAACAAAGCTTTTCACAACAATCCCTCCTGATTTCAATTTTGAATCCTAGCAACTCTATTAAACTTTCTGGCTCTATCTTATCGCGGCAAAATGAAAATGTTTGTCACAATGTGTGTGAAAAATGATTCTAGTTTTTAGAAGTT is a window encoding:
- a CDS encoding response regulator transcription factor, which codes for MKIKVIIADDNSFIREGMKIILSTYDEFEVMATVGDGREAVDYCMAHQVDVALLDVRMPDMNGVEAAKLISTQTQAAPFILTTFDDDEYILASIQNGAKGYLLKNTEPERIRDAIKSVYHGHTVMQDVVLDKIKSNLKSNQEPELKIDKSLFTERELQIMALIARGCSNKEIAKELFISEGTIANYISSILGKTGLEHRTQIAIYYLTGKTDLS
- a CDS encoding DUF423 domain-containing protein is translated as MKLFLILGSINAMIAVALGAFGAHGLEGKIPEKYLQIWQTGVQYHMYHALGLIAVALIAGKLTGAGSVTAAGWLMFAGIVLFSGSLYVLSLTQISVLGAITPLGGVAFIAAWIMVVVSAVKYL
- a CDS encoding purine/pyrimidine permease: MKLLFGALQWTAFIIASAIVVPIAIGQSFELNQTETAGLIQSTFFVLGTTAFIQTLLGHRLPINESPAGLWWGVYTIYAGLTGTVFAAYGETLQALQGAMLLSAVFFFIFSLFKVIDKLAVMFTPVVTGVYLLLLVIQLSEPIVKGVMGIGYRQNDLDVPVFLLAAVIMLTTFLMSKSNVPFLKQYSILIALIGGWILFAVFGVAKPPEHADKLFHLPDIFPFGVPLFDSGLIVTSLFITVLLIVNMLASIRVVEGAVKQFEKLEERKRARPAGFIASVSHLLSGLLGAVGTVPISGAAGFIQTTRVSSKKPFLLGSLIVIFISFFPYIMNVFASLPSPVGFAVNFVVFSTMVGMAFAEFDAYGKNEAGRVRFVTGIALLAGVGVMFVPESALAGMHPVVVSLLSNGLVLGTVIAIAVEQIQLRKKKFDNLVS
- a CDS encoding YwdI family protein, encoding MNIHISSLLEKMEDELKKAKDSAHENELKMHVAVIRSLCDVIVEQQRPTAQPSPYLQPAKKSSSDQLMLEKMMGAAGAEQYQKKEKQKHEEDANGDSIFDF
- a CDS encoding uracil-DNA glycosylase — protein: MKQILNDSWWEQLKNEFAKPYYQELREMLKREYVEHTVYPEPNDIYNAFHYTSYEKVKVVILGQDPYHGPGQAHGLSFSVKPGVNPPPSLKNIFIELQSDIGADIPNHGSLVSWAKQGVLLLNTVLTVRRGQANSHKGKGWEQLTDSVIDVLNKREKPVVFILWGRHAQAKKERIDTSKHFIIQSPHPSPFSARNGFFGSRPFSRANQCLQKINEEPIDWSIPNLENLENR
- a CDS encoding glycosyltransferase family 2 protein — protein: MNISIVIVTHNRISPLCELLESIAKQSIKPFEIIIVNDAGEPVDIVQRLYSDLPIKVLHLTENVKHVKARNIGVKEASGDVIMLCDDDDFFTPCHMERMAKALETADFVYSDAEIVSFKEEEDTRIPKNRHLFAYTFDLEEMRKFSTYVPSGSMYKRSLHIEIGYFDPGVHNYWDWDFFLRAAEQFRVKRVPAASVIYAFSEQGDNQSSNLDGKRQYYLDILSEKHQLGKLPTKNFFVLLEEPAMKKREAESKIVWDGEPVVSRLVRERQFS
- a CDS encoding DUF421 domain-containing protein — translated: MNIIDLTIELLTGFIFLFLIVKFVGKKIIDQITPFTFIASIVLGELLGNALYDKQTGVLYILYSMALWGLMIFAAEFLTQKFLSFRGLFEGKPSALIKNGKVDREELKKNRMNINQLQSLLRQSETFSIREVAFCYLEANGSISILKKAKYQKTTQEDFNMPAKSVYVPVTLIRDGKVLWDELNDLGFNEAWLKTQIRSQGVPTDYKNIFLAEWLEGDGLFVQTFK
- a CDS encoding bifunctional hydroxymethylpyrimidine kinase/phosphomethylpyrimidine kinase, producing MTMHKALTIAGSDSSGGAGIQADLKTFQEKNVYGMTALTVVVAMDPDNSWNHQVFPIETNVIRAQLSTIVNGIGVDAMKTGMLPTVEIIELTAKTIKEHNMKNVVIDPVMVCKGANEVLYPEHAKALRELLAPLATVITPNLFEAGQLSGLGEIKTVEQMKDAAKAIHDLGAKYVLITGGGKLAHEKAVDVLYDGQTAEVLEGERIDTPYTHGAGCTYSAAVTAELAKGAGVKDAIYSAKDFITEAIRGSFRLNQYVGPTKHSAWRLNGK
- a CDS encoding sucrose-6-phosphate hydrolase, translated to MNLRDKELREQAIDRVEKYQTVVNQDPYRLHYHIMPPVGLLNDPNGFIHWKGTYHLFYQWMPFKTGHGAKFWGHYASRDLVRWRHEEIALTPSDWYDKNGCYSGSAIVENDLLHVFYTGNVRNDEGDRETYQCLAVSKDGISFEKQGVVARLPKGYTAHFRDPKVWKKNGRWYMVLGAQTERLEGRAVLFTSDNLRDWSFLGDITGSNTDQLDEFGYMWECPDMISLGGKDVLIVCPQGLKADGFRYQNVYQSGYFVGELDEGKPEFKHGEFTELDQGFDFYAPQTTLDESGRRILIAWMGVPDQDEQQHPTIPNQWVHCMTLPRELTLKENKLIQKPVQELKTLRREQKTVEVSLRQAAEQLDLDHPDSAELYIEPSHIEEGFEISFRGAARLIYSKADGVLTLERNSCVDGREESRHCSLNELRDLNVFLDSSSIEIFVNGGEEVFSARYFPYPGNNDVSISGRKETVMKVTSWTMS
- a CDS encoding sucrose-specific PTS transporter subunit IIBC, translated to MNHKEIAERLIQLLGGEDNIISAAHCATRLRLVIQDEAKIDQEKVEELDGVKGAFSSSGQYQIIFGTGLVNKVYEQFANTLQLDQKETVQHSEAAKQKMNPLARFAKTLSNIFVPIIPAIVASGLLMGLLGMMKAFQWVSPDTALFKLLDMFSSAAFIILPILIGISAAKEFGGNPYLGAVIGGILIHPSLLNPWGLTEAKPEVMDFFGLPIELLGYQGTVIPILLAVYVMSKIEKWTRKFVPNAIDLLVTPFLTIISTGFIAFIAIGPLGRALGSGITNVLTFVYDHAGPVAGLIFGGTYSLIVLTGVHHSFHAIEAGLIADIGRNYLLPIWSMANVAQGGAGLAVFFLSKRAKTKEIALPAAFSAFLGITEPVIFGVNLRYRKPFIGAMVGGALGGAYVVFTNVAANAYGLTGIPMIAIAAPFGTANLINYLIGMAIAVIAAFITAYFLGIKEDEKKN
- a CDS encoding PRD domain-containing protein, whose translation is MKIYKVLNNNAAIIKEDGQEKIVMGPGIAFQKGKNDTILRQKVEKIFTIHEENEKFKQILETLPEEHIEAAEEIISYAEGQLSAPLSDHIHIALVDHLSFAIERIRKGFVIQNKLLNEIKALYKKEYEIGLWAIDLIKEKLDIDLPDDEAGYIALHIHTAKMDAENMQKTLKYTTIIKEMIEKIECCFNRTIDENSISYQRLVTHLRYAINRLESDEAFHVMDDDMLYFIQQKYPESYRCAAGLADYVKTEYDLHLPESEIGYITLHVQRLNDSHI